The Papaver somniferum cultivar HN1 chromosome 3, ASM357369v1, whole genome shotgun sequence genome includes a region encoding these proteins:
- the LOC113360656 gene encoding B-box zinc finger protein 32-like codes for MAITRLCELCNGEAKLYCESDSAYLCLNCDSNVHEANFLVARHIRRTICSKCKEYDGNIISGIQFYPIFKPYTCSSCSSSTSLLDSHNHIEDIDSSSSSSLDCVSAAESYNQNKKKKRNIKKIDLNRKLISPKVTCSSSVTDISGSDISSIPVSFSGENASFPMNLNGEELVRREERKMSLTKVDLKVEGILVNWCKKLGLKNYCKIIPLALHALRVCLENLKFLPFRVAIACSFWLALKFSSGKSVATCQNLKRLEEICGVPVKMIVCAEGKISRVLNLNRRSQLEDLKEGCDEC; via the coding sequence ATGGCAATAACAAGGTTGTGTGAACTATGTAATGGAGAAGCGAAGCTATATTGTGAATCAGATTCTGCTTATCTATGTCTGAACTGTGATTCCAACGTTCACGAAGCTAATTTCTTAGTAGCTCGTCATATTCGTCGTACAATATGTTCGAAATGTAAAGAATACGATGGGAATATCATCTCTGGTATTCAGTTTTATCCCATATTCAAACCCTACACCTGCTCATCTTGTTCATCATCTACATCGTTGTTAGATTCTCATAATCATATCGAAGATATCGactcttcttcatcgtcttctTTGGATTGCGTCTCTGCTGCTGAATCATACAatcaaaacaagaagaagaagagaaacatcAAGAAGATCGATTTAAACCGAAAACTTATCTCACCAAAGGTTACGTGTTCAAGTTCGGTGACGGACATTTCTGGCAGTGACATATCGAGTATCCCGGTGTCTTTTTCAGGTGAGAATGCAAGCTTTCCGATGAATTTAAACGGTGAAGAGTTAGTGAGAAGAGAAGAGAGGAAAATGAGCTTGACCAAAGTTGACTTAAAGGTCGAGGGTATTTTAGTCAACTGGTGTAAAAAGCTGGGGCTGAAAAACTACTGTAAAATTATACCCTTAGCTCTGCATGCATTACGTGTATGTCTAGAGAACTTGAAGTTTTTACCGTTCAGGGTTGCTATTGCTTGTTCGTTTTGGCTAGCTTTGAAATTTTCTAGTGGTAAATCGGTAGCCACGTGTCAAAATCTCAAGAGGCTTGAAGAGATTTGTGGTGTGCCGGTAAAGATGATTGTGTGTGCAGAAGGCAAGATATCTCGTGTATTGAATCTTAACCGTAGATCTCAACTTGAGGATCTTAAAGAAGGTTGTGATGAATGCTAG